A single window of Anopheles moucheti chromosome 2, idAnoMoucSN_F20_07, whole genome shotgun sequence DNA harbors:
- the LOC128297620 gene encoding lysophosphatidylserine lipase ABHD12 isoform X3: MQRKTMPLCCKIGKLTCTVALVLFAIVFVILPIIFRFSVTVQKHILFLTFITYPPNLDLKRPEKSGLYATRNFYINHRDQEEEIDVNIAVWHVLPNDLVRRYAKELHVDERKLSNITLPTIDGSTSNGGSISHDATDSVGDASDRYSRLEKVLGADHFKLTDEAHQRELFEEALRATTNDVVLYLHGNTASRGAPHRVELYQTLRALNYHVIAMDYRGYGDSADVSPTERGVVYDALAVYQYITSITKNPVYLWGHSLGTGVSTHLLSLLTEMSLPGPRALVLESPFNNIKEEICAHPFSKLYRHLPWFDFLISRPMYNNKLRFESDQHIAEFRQPVLILHAEDDLVVPFELGYKLYRRALDTRGKSWGPIEFHRFEKSSHYGHKYICRAPNLPEIVVRFFHAYRNEQY, from the exons ATGCAGCGTAAAACGATGCCCCTGTGTTGCAA AATCGGTAAGCTGACGTGTACGGTAGCGCTGGTACTGTTTGCCATCGTGTTCGTCATACTACCGATCATCTTTAGGTTCTCGGTCACCGTTCAAAAGCACATCCTGTTCCTCACGTTCA TAACCTATCCGCCGAACCTGGACCTAAAGCGGCCGGAAAAGAGTGGCCTGTACGCGACGAGAAACTTCTACATCAATCACCGCGATCAGGAGGAGGAGATCGATGTGAACATTGCCGTGTGGCACGTGCTACCGAACGATTTGGTGCGCCGTTACGCGAAGGAACTGCACGTTGATGAG CGAAAGTTATCGAACATAACGCTCCCAACGATAGATGGCAGCACTAGCAATGGAGGAAGCATATCGCACGACGCGACGGACTCCGTTGGCGATGCATCGGATCGCTATAGCCGGTTGGAAAAAGTGCTCGGAGCAGACCATTTTAAGCTAACGGATGAAGCACACCAACGGGAACTATTCGAAGAGGCTCTACGGGCAACGACGAATGATGTTGTACTGTACCTGCACGGCAATACGGCGTCCCGCGGTGCGCCGCATCGGGTCGAGCTGTACCAGACGCTGCGTGCCCTTAACTATCATGTGATAGCGATGGATTACCGCGGGTACGGTGATTCGGCCGATGTATCACCAACGGAACGTGGCGTCGTGTACGATGCGCTCGCCGTCTATCAATACATTACTAGCATTACCAAGAACCCGGTCTATCTGTGGGGCCATTCGCTTGGTACGGGCGTTTCCACCCATCTGCTGTCGCTGTTAACCGAGATGAGCCTTCCCGGTCCACGAGCACTTGTGCTGGAAAGTCCTTTCAATAACATTAAGGAGGAGATATGTGCCCATCCATTTTCGAAG CTGTACCGTCATCTACCTTGGTTTGACTTCTTGATCTCAAGACCTATGTACAATAATAAGCTGCGCTTCGAGTCCGACCAGCATATAGCCGAGTTCCGTCAGCCGGTGCTGATACTGCACGCGGAAGATGATCTTGTCGTCCCATTCGAGTTAGGTTATAAG CTTTACCGCAGAGCGCTAGATACGCGGGGCAAATCGTGGGGTCCGATCGAGTTCCATCGGTTCGAGAAGAGCAGCCACTACGGACATAAATATATCTGCCGGGCACCGAACCTGCCAGAGATTGTCGTTCGCTTTTTCCATGCCTACCGTAATGAGCAGTACTAA
- the LOC128297620 gene encoding lysophosphatidylserine lipase ABHD12 isoform X2 produces MYWCPTVKRRALKRIGKLTCTVALVLFAIVFVILPIIFRFSVTVQKHILFLTFITYPPNLDLKRPEKSGLYATRNFYINHRDQEEEIDVNIAVWHVLPNDLVRRYAKELHVDERKLSNITLPTIDGSTSNGGSISHDATDSVGDASDRYSRLEKVLGADHFKLTDEAHQRELFEEALRATTNDVVLYLHGNTASRGAPHRVELYQTLRALNYHVIAMDYRGYGDSADVSPTERGVVYDALAVYQYITSITKNPVYLWGHSLGTGVSTHLLSLLTEMSLPGPRALVLESPFNNIKEEICAHPFSKLYRHLPWFDFLISRPMYNNKLRFESDQHIAEFRQPVLILHAEDDLVVPFELGYKLYRRALDTRGKSWGPIEFHRFEKSSHYGHKYICRAPNLPEIVVRFFHAYRNEQY; encoded by the exons ATGTACTGGTGTCCAACCGTCAAGCGGCGCGCTCTCAAAAG AATCGGTAAGCTGACGTGTACGGTAGCGCTGGTACTGTTTGCCATCGTGTTCGTCATACTACCGATCATCTTTAGGTTCTCGGTCACCGTTCAAAAGCACATCCTGTTCCTCACGTTCA TAACCTATCCGCCGAACCTGGACCTAAAGCGGCCGGAAAAGAGTGGCCTGTACGCGACGAGAAACTTCTACATCAATCACCGCGATCAGGAGGAGGAGATCGATGTGAACATTGCCGTGTGGCACGTGCTACCGAACGATTTGGTGCGCCGTTACGCGAAGGAACTGCACGTTGATGAG CGAAAGTTATCGAACATAACGCTCCCAACGATAGATGGCAGCACTAGCAATGGAGGAAGCATATCGCACGACGCGACGGACTCCGTTGGCGATGCATCGGATCGCTATAGCCGGTTGGAAAAAGTGCTCGGAGCAGACCATTTTAAGCTAACGGATGAAGCACACCAACGGGAACTATTCGAAGAGGCTCTACGGGCAACGACGAATGATGTTGTACTGTACCTGCACGGCAATACGGCGTCCCGCGGTGCGCCGCATCGGGTCGAGCTGTACCAGACGCTGCGTGCCCTTAACTATCATGTGATAGCGATGGATTACCGCGGGTACGGTGATTCGGCCGATGTATCACCAACGGAACGTGGCGTCGTGTACGATGCGCTCGCCGTCTATCAATACATTACTAGCATTACCAAGAACCCGGTCTATCTGTGGGGCCATTCGCTTGGTACGGGCGTTTCCACCCATCTGCTGTCGCTGTTAACCGAGATGAGCCTTCCCGGTCCACGAGCACTTGTGCTGGAAAGTCCTTTCAATAACATTAAGGAGGAGATATGTGCCCATCCATTTTCGAAG CTGTACCGTCATCTACCTTGGTTTGACTTCTTGATCTCAAGACCTATGTACAATAATAAGCTGCGCTTCGAGTCCGACCAGCATATAGCCGAGTTCCGTCAGCCGGTGCTGATACTGCACGCGGAAGATGATCTTGTCGTCCCATTCGAGTTAGGTTATAAG CTTTACCGCAGAGCGCTAGATACGCGGGGCAAATCGTGGGGTCCGATCGAGTTCCATCGGTTCGAGAAGAGCAGCCACTACGGACATAAATATATCTGCCGGGCACCGAACCTGCCAGAGATTGTCGTTCGCTTTTTCCATGCCTACCGTAATGAGCAGTACTAA
- the LOC128297620 gene encoding lysophosphatidylserine lipase ABHD12 isoform X1 — protein MAMFDLDRLITDLFKTTVLPGIAIGLWLTDLIGKLTCTVALVLFAIVFVILPIIFRFSVTVQKHILFLTFITYPPNLDLKRPEKSGLYATRNFYINHRDQEEEIDVNIAVWHVLPNDLVRRYAKELHVDERKLSNITLPTIDGSTSNGGSISHDATDSVGDASDRYSRLEKVLGADHFKLTDEAHQRELFEEALRATTNDVVLYLHGNTASRGAPHRVELYQTLRALNYHVIAMDYRGYGDSADVSPTERGVVYDALAVYQYITSITKNPVYLWGHSLGTGVSTHLLSLLTEMSLPGPRALVLESPFNNIKEEICAHPFSKLYRHLPWFDFLISRPMYNNKLRFESDQHIAEFRQPVLILHAEDDLVVPFELGYKLYRRALDTRGKSWGPIEFHRFEKSSHYGHKYICRAPNLPEIVVRFFHAYRNEQY, from the exons aTGGCAATGTTCGATCTCGATCGGCTCATTACCGATCTCTTCAAGACGACCGTCCTGCCCGGGATAGCGATCGGGCTGTGGTTGACCGATTT AATCGGTAAGCTGACGTGTACGGTAGCGCTGGTACTGTTTGCCATCGTGTTCGTCATACTACCGATCATCTTTAGGTTCTCGGTCACCGTTCAAAAGCACATCCTGTTCCTCACGTTCA TAACCTATCCGCCGAACCTGGACCTAAAGCGGCCGGAAAAGAGTGGCCTGTACGCGACGAGAAACTTCTACATCAATCACCGCGATCAGGAGGAGGAGATCGATGTGAACATTGCCGTGTGGCACGTGCTACCGAACGATTTGGTGCGCCGTTACGCGAAGGAACTGCACGTTGATGAG CGAAAGTTATCGAACATAACGCTCCCAACGATAGATGGCAGCACTAGCAATGGAGGAAGCATATCGCACGACGCGACGGACTCCGTTGGCGATGCATCGGATCGCTATAGCCGGTTGGAAAAAGTGCTCGGAGCAGACCATTTTAAGCTAACGGATGAAGCACACCAACGGGAACTATTCGAAGAGGCTCTACGGGCAACGACGAATGATGTTGTACTGTACCTGCACGGCAATACGGCGTCCCGCGGTGCGCCGCATCGGGTCGAGCTGTACCAGACGCTGCGTGCCCTTAACTATCATGTGATAGCGATGGATTACCGCGGGTACGGTGATTCGGCCGATGTATCACCAACGGAACGTGGCGTCGTGTACGATGCGCTCGCCGTCTATCAATACATTACTAGCATTACCAAGAACCCGGTCTATCTGTGGGGCCATTCGCTTGGTACGGGCGTTTCCACCCATCTGCTGTCGCTGTTAACCGAGATGAGCCTTCCCGGTCCACGAGCACTTGTGCTGGAAAGTCCTTTCAATAACATTAAGGAGGAGATATGTGCCCATCCATTTTCGAAG CTGTACCGTCATCTACCTTGGTTTGACTTCTTGATCTCAAGACCTATGTACAATAATAAGCTGCGCTTCGAGTCCGACCAGCATATAGCCGAGTTCCGTCAGCCGGTGCTGATACTGCACGCGGAAGATGATCTTGTCGTCCCATTCGAGTTAGGTTATAAG CTTTACCGCAGAGCGCTAGATACGCGGGGCAAATCGTGGGGTCCGATCGAGTTCCATCGGTTCGAGAAGAGCAGCCACTACGGACATAAATATATCTGCCGGGCACCGAACCTGCCAGAGATTGTCGTTCGCTTTTTCCATGCCTACCGTAATGAGCAGTACTAA
- the LOC128304697 gene encoding uncharacterized protein LOC128304697, with translation MAEDLADQIDDYICVFEGAGDLTMDTFVMLLFALIVVVISLVFATKLIYDKYVLRKGATASGTADGGTVPIPAGTATGGVSPVAATGVTAGTRASEPKEVLTKKDAILSQVRNGGSGGLGGGARTGGGFGGGSIGAASGPTIARKRISRMSPGPELSQKKRPVIPPSNINGTDPQITQWAVHLFRWLYSDLVVVNKLLQDWVSTVNTALLTHVEQHEMIVEIVRVLPESLPPNLSSILCEPTDQSNEVELLFDVDTTPVLQIKAFKSSNQKTEVSHYKATVARLKSRVSVIVNYFALKGEMKLEGYPDIKIHLNSIGPLKTANAQDEKKQIDVITELLIGSIRDVVYPIDFSIYSTCPRIMGEESEEVTSDYGYGGYSDGYRAYQDDAYGTGLSASPRKLLVKVLKAEGLLKCSQPYCVIEMDEPAQKHQSATKQGQNPFFDETFLFDLSNHSTELLFEVYDTVAVGNDNSTSMNEQERTAGIETSGDPQAVPSPTVNTPTSSMPSTPVVDSTNNTCEPNELGNGSDGMLATVAECPEPGAVSEDDTVNPLTAKATVTDSCGEPACSDTNQSKSRNASGGQKFLGLGLVGIDELANGPATTQILELQPRPYETETITGSLTVEFVFIDSPPVPAARRQYTQQSFHANGMSNFARDAITSTPGPGSPNAVNGGTGTTGSPMSPSSPSKLLSNKAQAMAERNQRFQAAEANRMNNSFLKPSAAGHMNSFNGGKSESTPASPALSSASATSQSMTANLSNSAPVSVNSVPPVKKPRNIFGTLRSKLTPSKKSKSLDVPQYSPTATGGNVRSASSTLSRGSSLDQRSNIFRNLSRKSSISESSAISGLSTGSGRTYVHEESTLLLETTENNVVRHYLVPLEVANKQKNWKRKGTKLHIYNDHTFVAKHIPGGLLCFVCNRSIPRRPGKQGYECRDCAIQCHKPCHVRAPQACPNPKILSMQLLRWPWTQ, from the exons ATGGCCGAAGATTTGGCTGATCAAATTGACGACTATATCTGTGTATTTGAAGGAGCCGGTGATCTAACGATGGATACGTTCGTAATGTTACTGTTCGCGCTGATCGTGGTAGTGATATCGCTCGTGTTTGCGACCAAACTGATCTACGACAAGTACGTGCTGCGCAAGGGCGCTACGGCCAGCGGGACCGCCGATGGTGGCACCGTCCCCATCCCGGCCGGTACGGCGACCGGTGGTGTGTCACCGGTTGCGGCAACGGGTGTGACCGCGGGAACGCGTGCCTCCGAACCGAAGGAGGTGCTCACCAAAAAG GATGCCATTTTGTCCCAAGTTCGCAATGGCGGCAGTGGTGGCTTGGGCGGTGGAGCAAGAACTGGTGGTGGATTCGGTGGCGGTAGTATCGGTGCCGCAAGCGGTCCCACGATTGCCCGCAAACGCATTTCCCGCATGAGTCCAGGCCCCGAGCTGAGTCAGAAAAAGCGTCCGGTGATACCGCCATCAAACATTAATGGCACTGATCCG CAAATCACCCAGTGGGCTGTCCATCTGTTCCGCTGGTTGTACTCGGATCTGGTGGTAGTGAACAAGCTGCTACAGGACTGGGTGTCCACTGTCAACACGGCACTACTGACGCACGTCGAGCAGCACGAAATGATTGTCGAAATTGTGCGCGTACTGCCGGAAAGTTTGCCGCCGAATCTGTCGAGCATCTTGTGCGAACCGACCGATCAATCGAACGAAGTCGAACTACTGTTTGATGTCGATACTACGCCAGTGCTGCAGATTAAAGCCTTCAAGTCCAGTAACCAAAAAACGGAAGTGTCCCACTACAAGGCAACCGTCGCGCGCTTGAAGTCCCGTGTTAGCGTTATCGTCAACTATTTCGCACTCAAGGGAGAAATGAAACTCGAAGGCTATCCTGAT ATAAAAATTCATCTAAACAGCATTGGACCACTGAAAACAGCAAACGCACAGGACGAAAAGAAACAGATCGATGTCATTACGGAGCTGCTGATCGGTTCGATCCGTGATGTAGTGTATCCGATTGACTTCTCCATCTACTCCACCTGTCCGAGAATAATGGGCGAAGAGTCCGAGGAGGTCACTTCTGATTATGGCTACGGG GGCTACAGTGATGGATATCGCGCTTATCAAGATGATGCTTACGGTACCGGATTATCAGCATCCCCAAGGAAATTACTAGTCAAAGTGTTGAAAGCAGAAGGACTGTTGAAG TGCTCTCAACCTTACTGTGTGATCGAAATGGACGAACCTGCCCAGAAGCATCAATCTGCGACCAAGCAAGGCCAAAATCCGTTCTTTGACGAAACCTTCCTGTT TGATCTGTCGAACCATTCGACCGAACTTCTGTTCGAGGTGTACGATACTGTAGCCGTAGGTAATGATAATTCGACATCCATGAACGAACAGGAAAGAACCGCTGGGATTGAGACTAGCGGCGATCCTCAAGCGGTTCCTTCTCCGACGGTTAACACGCCGACATCGAGCATGCCTTCGACGCCGGTCGTCGATAGTACTAACAACACGTGTGAACCGAACGAACTGGGCAATGGCAGCGATGGTATGCTAGCCACCGTTGCCGAATGTCCAGAACCGGGTGCCGTATCGGAGGACGATACCGTCAATCCGCTAACCGCCAAAGCTACCGTTACTGACTCCTGTGGCGAACCTGCATGTTCTGATACTAACCAATCTAAATCCCGTAATGCAT CTGGTGGCCAAAAGTTCCTTGGATTGGGTTTGGTAGGGATCGACGAATTGGCCAACGGTCCAGCCACAACACAGATACTCGAGCTGCAGCCCCGTCCATACGAAACGGAAACCATTACCGGTTCCTTAACGGTTGAG ttTGTGTTCATCGATTCGCCACCGGTACCTGCAGCACGGCGACAGTACACTCAGCAATCTTTCCACGCGAATGGAATGTCCAACTTTGCCCGAG ATGCCATCACGAGCACGCCCGGCCCGGGAAGCCCGAATGCGGTAAATGGTGGTACGGGCACTACCGGATCACCGATGTCTCCGTCCTCACCGTCCAAGCTACTGTCAAACAAAGCACAGGCGATGGCAGAACGCAACCAAAGGTTCCAAGCGGCAGAGGCTAATCGAATG aacaaCTCGTTCCTGAAACCATCCGCTGCTGGACACATGAACAGCTTCAACGGTGGCAAATCGGAATCGACGCCCGCCTCGCCGGCGCTCTCCTCGGCCTCAGCCACCTCCCAGTCCATGACGGCCAACCTAAGCAACAGTGCGCCGGTGAGCGTCAACTCAGTGCCGCCAGTTAAAAAACCGCGCAACATCTTTGGCACGTTGCGCAGCAAGCTGACACCGTCCAAGAAGTCCAAATCGTTGGATGTGCCCCAGTACAGTCCAACCGCAACCGGAGGTAACGTGCGCAGCGCATCGTCAACGCTCAGTCGAGGATCGTCGCTCGATCAAA GATCGAACATTTTCCGCAACCTATCGCGCAAGTCATCCATCTCGGAATCGTCCGCCATATCGGGATTGTCCACCGGCAGTGGGCGAACGTACGTGCACGAAGAGTCAACGCTACTGCTCGAAACGACGGAAAACAATGTGGTTCGCCATTATCTGGTCCCGCTCGAGGTGGCCAACAAGCAGAAGAACTGGAAGCGCAAAGGGACCAAGCTACACATCTACAACGATCACACGTTCGTTGCAAAACACATCCCTGG TGGACTTCTGTGCTTTGTTTGCAATCGCAGCATACCAAGGCGCCCGGGAAAGCAGGGCTACGAATGCCGGGACTGTGCGATCCAGTGCCACAAGCCGTGCCACGTGCGGGCTCCCCAAGCCTGTCCGAATCCGAAAATACTGTCCATGCAGCT TTTACGGTGGCCCTGGACGCAGTAA
- the LOC128299342 gene encoding DNA mismatch repair protein Mlh1-like isoform X1, whose amino-acid sequence MEPGIIRKLDEVVVNRIAAGEIIQRPANALKEMMENSLDAKATSIQITVKAGGLRSLQIQDNGTGIRRSDLAIVCERFTTSKLQSFDDLSSISTYGFRGEALASISHVAQLTIITKTRSEKCGFKACYEDGKLKGDIKPIAGNQGTQITVDDLFYNVPMRKQALKTPNEEFQRISDVVGKYAVHNPQACFILKKFGEPASIRTLPKSTIVQNIGTIYGAAIGKALVPVATKDDILQLSVDGYVTNVNFSLKKGISLLFINHRSVECSALKKAIDSIYSLYLPKGNAPFVYLSLELNPQNVDVNVHPTKHEVHFLHEEEIIEKVKLLVEKALLGGNAARSYTQALLPGANHPLDTTKANESMLGGDDKPRLDYKLVRTSHSEQKLEKFFNISGSGSGVQSKEDEPQDEKALEPKLTQPSPSRKKKTVRKLFSIHALRQQVDSDGDDNLRKIFRELTYVGTIDRDQVLIQYDTKMYLAKTQPLAAELFYQLLLFNFGNFDRLTLSEPLELNRLVHLALADPNSGYTEEDGPADELADIIVQKLVTKAPLLREYYNLSIREDGYLESLPKLLDNYIPSVVFLPMYIIRLATEVEWEEETECFRTFSRETAHFFSRIALTKPTKEYRWELEHVIYPAVRNQLIPPKEFSKNGCLLQLASLPELYRVFERC is encoded by the exons ATGGAACCGGGAATAATTCGCAAACTAGACGAGGTGGTCGTAAATCGCATCGCTGCCGGTGAGATCATACAGCGACCGGCAAACGCACTGAAGGAAATGATGGAAAACAGTCTGGACGCAAAGGCAACGAGCATCCAAATTACGGTCAAAGCCGGTGGCTTACGTTCGCTTCAGATTCAGGACAATGGAACCGGCATTCGGCGGAGCGATTTGGCGATTGTATGCGAACGGTTTACCACTTCCAAGTTGCAATCTTTCGATGACCTGTCGTCGATCAGTACGTACGGGTTTCGCGGAGAGGCACTGGCCAGCATCAGCCATGTGGCGCAGCTAACCATCATAACGAAGACGAGGAGCGAAAAATGTGGCTTTAAGGCGTGCTACGAGGATGGTAAGCTTAAGGGTGACATTAAACCGATCGCTGGTAATCAGGGCACCCAAATTACGGTGGACGACCTGTTCTACAATGTGCCGATGCGAAAGCAGGCGCTGAAAACACCGAACGAGGAGTTCCAGCGCATATCGGACGTGGTCGGCAAGTACGCGGTACACAATCCGCAGGCGTGCTTCATCCTGAAAAAGTTCGGAGAACCGGCATCCATTCGAACGCTACCAAAATCCACGATCGTACAAAACATCGGTACGATCTATGGGGCTGCTATCGGGAAGGCGTTGGTACCGGTCGCAACCAAGGACGACATCCTGCAACTTTCGGTGGACGGTTACGTGACGAATGTAAACTTTTCGCTTAAGAAAGGCATCTCGCTTCTTTTCATTAACCACCGGTCGGTGGAATGCAGCGCCCTTAAGAAAGCGATCGATTCAATCTACTCACTGTACCTGCCCAAAGGGAATGCCCCGTTCGTGTACCTATCGTTGGAATTGAACCCACAGAATGTGGACGTGAATGTGCATCCAACCAAGCACGAGGTACACTTCCTGCACGAGGAGGAAATAATCGAGAAGGTAAAGTTGCTCGTAGAAAAAGCTTTACTCGGAGGAAATGCGGCTCGTTCCTACACGCAAGCATTGTTGCCCGGTGCAAACCATCCGTTGGACACTACGAAGGCAAACGAATCAATGCTGGGAGGTGACGATAAGCCTCGGCTAGATTACAAGCTCGTTCGCACCAGCCACAGCGAGCAGAAGCTGGAGAAATTCTTCAACATCAGCGGAAGTGGTAGTGGAGTTCAATCGAAGGAAGATGAACCGCAGGATGAGAAAGCGTTGGAGCCTAAACTCACGCAACCCTCGCCttcaaggaagaaaaaaactgttaGGAA ACTATTCAGCATTCACGCGCTTCGGCAACAAGTTGATTCGGATGGTGACGATAATCTGCGCAAGATATTCCGCGAGCTCACCTACGTCGGTACGATCGATCGGGACCAGGTGCTGATACAGTACGACACCAAGATGTACCTTGCCAAGACGCAACCACTTGCGGCGGAACTGTTCTATCAGCTGTTGCTGTTTAATTTCGGTAACTTTGACCGACTAACGCTTTCCGAACCGCTCGAATTGAACCGACTGGTTCATCTTGCACTGGCCGATCCAAACAGTGGCTACACTGAAGAGGACGGACCAGCTGACGAGCTGGCGGACATTATCGTGCAGAAACTCGTGACGAAAGCTCCACTTTTGCGCGAATATTACAATCTTTCGATCCGGGAGGATGGTTACCTCGAATCGTTACCGAAATTGCTCGACAACTACATACCCTCGGTGGTGTTTCTGCCCATGTACATCATACGTCTGGCCACGGAGGTTGAGTGGGAAGAAGAGACGGAATGCTTCCGGACGTTTAGCCGCGAAACGGCACACTTTTTCTCACGCATTGCACTCACGAAACCCACCAAAGAGTACCGTTGGGAGCTGGAGCACGTGATTTATCCGGCCGTACGGAACCAGCTGATTCCGCCGAAAGAATTCTCCAAGAA